AGATGGAACTGTAACAAACTTAATGTTATGATTTGGATTAATATTCTTATTAATTATTGCTCTGGCTTTAATGACTTATATGACATTCTTCTATAGAATACTTGGACTATTTTCAATGATAATTACTTTATCGATTATAGGACTAACTTTATTATCAATGACTTGATTTAATCTAACAGTTGGACCAGAAACTATTATTTCTTCATTTATTTTAATTGCTTTAAATATTGAAATATTTTCAACATTATTTGAAAATATGAAAGAAAGTTTCTATTTAAAACAACGTGGTTTAAAAACTAGTTTTAATATTTCTATTAAAGAAAATATTGGTCTTGCAGCTGATTTAGTTGTTGCATTATTAGTTCCTGCAATGTGTATGTTCTGAATTACCTCAAATGCAATAAGATCAATGGCAATTGTGCTTGCTATGGGTTCATTCTTTACTGTTTTATTTACAATATTAATTGCTTTCATATTGTTTAAAACTGTAATAAATTCTCAATGAATTGCAAATAGATCATACTTATTCGCTTTAAATACAGATTTTGCAAGTCAAGGTAAATTTATCTTGAACTATAAAATAAGCAAAACTGAAGCTAAAATTAAAAAATTAGAATCAAAAGAAAATTCTAATGTATCTTTAATTAAAACTTTGGAAGATAAATTGAAAACATTAAAAGATAAATTGACTTTAATAAATAAAAAGGAATTAGAAAAACAAGATAAAAAACAGTTATTGGCAAAAGATAAACTAAACCAAAAAATTGAAAAATTAAACAAAAAAATACAATCACTGGATGAAAATAAAAAGGCTAATAAAATTCAAAAACTTAACTTTAAAATAAATGAATTAGTATTTATTAGAGATGATAAAACTCAAAGCATTATTGAAGAAGAAGGTCAAATTTTAACAAATACAAATGAAAAATTGAAAATAAAAACAATTGAAAAAAATATCAAAAACGGATCAAAAATGATTTCAATATTTGGTGTTATCATGTTATTTTTATCAGTATTACTAGGTCTAGTGTTTGGTCTACGTTTTGACTACACATTTGGTGGAAGAACTGACTATACTTTATGAGGAGATAATATAACAAATGCTTACAATGGTATGACTGCTGAAACATTTGAAGATAGAGATCCAAGAACAGCTGGGCTTGAAGATGAAAGAGATCGCTTAGTTGCAGAACTTAATGAATTTATCGGTCAAAATCAAAATCAAAGAGATGCAATTGAGAAAAAAAGAACTGAAGTTGTTCATGAATATATTTACTATGTATTCTCAGATGAATATTATGTTAACTATTTAACAAACAACTTAAATTCAAATAGACAATACAAAAACCATAAATATTCAGTTTCTTATGGTGATTCATTTGTATATAATGGATCTTCTTCAAATCAAAACTGAATAACAATTACTGTGTATACTCAGGATTTAAGACAATCTGCAATAATTAAGCAATTGTTTACTTCATGAAACATAAGTAAACAAGAAGAAATAACTGAAACTAGTGGATTTATAACAAAAGCTATTAGACCAGCTACAATGATGTGAACACTAACTCAAATTGCAATAACAATTGCAGTTGTTATATTGGCTTTATTGATTTACATTTTAATTAGATTTAAATGAACTTATTATATTGCTATGGTAGTATCAATTGTTCTTGCTCCTCTGATTACTGTTGCGTTTATAACAACTTTACAAATTCCATTGGGAAACTCATCAATTATTGCAATTGTAAGTAGTATTGTTTTTGCTGTAACTGCATTATTTATTGTTTTTGGAAAAGCAAGATCTTTAGTTGCATCTAAAGATGAGAAATCAATGATTGAGTTCTTTAAAAAAGAAATTGAAATTGTTTATGACACAAAAACAATCAAAAGACAAATGAATGATGAGTTATTTGATTTAAAAAATCAAATGAGATTAAACATAAGAACAAATAAACTTACTAAAGATGAGTCTAAAAAACTTAAATTAGAGTTTAAAGAAATTAAGCACAATAAAAAAATTGAGTACAAAAAAGTTAAAAAAGAGAATAAAATAAAAATAAATAGAGTTGGTAAACAAAACAACTACTTATCTGAAGTTTTAGTAAAAACATTTAAATTTGGATTTGTAAGATGTTCTCTTCTTGTAGGACTTTATGCACTAGTAGGTGCTTTAATGGTAGTTTCTATGCCAACAATATCAGCATTTGGACTTTCAATCATTATTGGAACTGTTGTTACTAGTTTACTTGTATTGTTTATATCACTGCCTCTTTGAGTTGTGTTTGAACAAATAAGAATTAGAAATAACTTAGCTAGAAAACGTTTCATCAATGGTCTTTATGTATCAAATGAAGAGCAAATTATAGAAGGAATCAATGATTAATAAGAGGATATAAAATATGGACTTAAAAAAATATATATGAGATGTTGAAAACTTTCCAATTGATGGAGTTACATTTAAGGATGTAACTCCATTATTAAATGACAAAGATGCTTTCAAATATACAATCGATAAAATGGTTGAATATGTAAAACAAAAAAAAGCAAATGTTATTGTTGCTCCTGAAGCAAGAGGTTTCTTATTTGCATCAGCTGTAGCTTATGCAGCAGGTTGTAGATTTGTTTTGGTTAGAAAACCAGGAAAATTGCCAAGAGAAGTTAAAGATGTTGAATATGAATTAGAATATGGAAAAGGTCATATTCAAATCCATGTTGGAGATGTTAGAGAAAATGATAATGTAGTTATTGTTGATGATGTTTTGGCCACTGGAGGAACAATGAAAGCTATTGTAGATCTTGTGCAACAAGAAAAAGCAAAAGTAAATGGAATTGTTTTCTTAGCTGATTTGTCATTCTTGCATGAACCTGAATTATTTAAAGAATTTGATTCAAAAAGTTTAATAACTTATTAATAAAAACAAGGACTATTCCTTGTTTTTTTATTTATATTTTATTTTACAAAAACTAAAATATTTTTATATTCTATGTATAATCATATAGTAATGTCTATATAGACAAATTTAAATATATTTAAGGGGAAATTTGGGATGAAAAAATTAATTAAGTTACTTAGTGTAACTCTAATTACTGCCTCTACAACTGGAAGTGTTGTGGCATGTGGACCAACTATTATTAAAAAAGAAAAATTAAGAAATGTAGATACAAACTTACTATTATGATCTACAAACTCATTTTATTGAACGACAATTCAAGATAATGCCGCATATACAAGAGAAGATGTAATCAGAGAATTTAATGAAAATTATAATAGAGACAACAAAAATATTATCTTTCCGGATGGTATTTTAAGTGTTGAAGCATTAACTGGTGAAAACAATACTATATTGCTAAAATCAAATGTATATTCAAATTACAACAAAGTAGAAAATATTGAAATTTATTTTGTTGAAAATGAAAATATAAGAGATATTTCAGACAGAATTGAGAATAATATTCAATCTATTTTGAATAAGGAATATAGATACAATTATTTAGAGGATGCAAAATTAAGCCTGAAAAAAGGGTTATTGGATTCAAAGGCTTACTTTAAAGATGAAGAATCTTTTGTAAAAATTTTAGAAAACAATGATTGAAATGGTAGAGGACCTTTAAAGATAGATATTATAAATAGTAAATGAACTCTTGATTTAACTATATTACAACCTCTCTTGGATACTGCAGCTGGTTATACATTTGGATCTAAATCATCTTTAAGTGGAGATATTAATATTGTTGAGTCAAATACTATTTTTAAATCAATATTTGATATAAAAATAGATGATTATTATAAAACTATTGGTAATACGGCCGGAACTAATTGATTGTTTCAGTTTGTTTATAAAATAAATGGTAAGGAAATTTTTAATAGAGGAGAACTAATGGTTGTTATGACTCTTTATGAGTTTTATATAAGGTCTCTTCAAGAATATGTTTCTATAAAAGGCGAAGAATTAACATCAATAAATGATAGAAATATGATATTTAACTTTAGTTATAAAACTATGCAACAGTTATTTTCTGATCCAATAACTGGAGGACAAAAATTTAATGCAAACATAAACGGTGTTGCATTTGAAATTGAAGCCAGTCCTTATTTAGTTGACAATAAATCAAAAAACACAAACTTAAATATATTAGAAGATTATAATTTCAAAAAAACTTATAAGGTTGATTTTGACAATAATAAACAATTTGATGTATATTCATTTGTTAAAAGAGATGTATCTGATAATAATGCTTACGAATATAGCGAATTCAGACATAACAAATAGTAAGGGATTTCAAAGATGATAGAACTAAAAAATGTTACTAGAATATTTAAAGATGAAAAAGGTATTAAAGATCTTAATTTTGAAATTCCGGAAAAATCAATAGTTGTTTTTATTGGTAATAATGGTGCAGGAAAAACAACAGCTATTAGAGCTATATCTGGAGAATTAAAACTCCACTCAGGAGAAGTTTTGATTGATGGTGAAGATTTATTTAAGAACAATAATCTTAAAAAAATAGCATTTTTTCCAGATACAAATTCAATTCCCAGAGGAATGACTGTTTATGAATATGTTAGATACTCTTGTGCCGCTCATGGTATAAGGGAAAGTTTTATGTTAGAAAAAACTACACCAATTTATGAACTATTAGGAATTAGTGGATATATTAATACTAAAATTAAACATTTATCATCAGGTACTAAAAAGAAAGTTGCAATGGTTTCGGCTCTTGTTTTATCTCCAAAATATATTATTTTTGATGAACCAACAGCGAACTTGGATATTGAATCAAAAATAGAATTTATTGAAATTATTAGGGTTCTTAATTCTTTAAATGTTTCTATTATGATAACAAGTCACTTGATAGAAGAATTAGAAGATATAGCTACTCACGTTGTATTAATAAATGATGGAAAAATTGTTTATAAAAATGAGTTTGATAAAAAGAAAGAAAAAATATTAGACATATATAAGAAATTTGTTGAGAAGCCAATCTTTAATAAAGAAATTATTAAAGATTTATATTAGGAAGATGTGTTGGTATGGAAGAAAATAAAACCTTAGATTTAAATCAAAAACAAACAGATTTATTAAAAAAATACAAAAATAAAAGAGCTAAATCAAAAGTAAATGAGTATGAAAAAGTTAATTGAATGAATTTCCTTATTATATTGAAAATTAATCTTAGAAATTCATTTAAAAGCATTCCTT
This genomic interval from Spiroplasma monobiae MQ-1 contains the following:
- a CDS encoding ABC transporter ATP-binding protein, with the protein product MIELKNVTRIFKDEKGIKDLNFEIPEKSIVVFIGNNGAGKTTAIRAISGELKLHSGEVLIDGEDLFKNNNLKKIAFFPDTNSIPRGMTVYEYVRYSCAAHGIRESFMLEKTTPIYELLGISGYINTKIKHLSSGTKKKVAMVSALVLSPKYIIFDEPTANLDIESKIEFIEIIRVLNSLNVSIMITSHLIEELEDIATHVVLINDGKIVYKNEFDKKKEKILDIYKKFVEKPIFNKEIIKDLY
- a CDS encoding protein translocase SecDF, variant type, with protein sequence MIKLNINEKNISKKQKKPFLKSFSILLIICSLVLGIFFSSLKFSENIKLGSDFKGYYSALVSVDNLNEENNTNGQPNGNSKEGARALNERLNPMGNNQIIIEQAGNNFLKVLSPVDAYPNETVFKNQIQKNGGIVLLDSKNNYSDLQITNEANAISRKGINDFFTGAKSTSVTSSSQKTPAISYSLNGDAFKSLLPTAEGTSPTQDALNLFILLDADGFYNDVRNYYNLISGEKDQRIEDFFNNIVLPLREIYNNTSTSETVRRVLFDLFYGSWDVSTSVGVPYKAYGSLMDSSNLSLRDANGFAQISDSFNYLSETSKYVYDSNAVTKDFEAGGRYSRNVNLWNSSNILSDSGKKVNEIFAELNPVLIKFIKDRQASLNENYLTMLRTNYFLFDGGVTEQKSGYAGYIEGNNLITQVESYTKAEIGASLFNAAGKGFIFTVNSVATLDGTVTNLMLWFGLIFLLIIALALMTYMTFFYRILGLFSMIITLSIIGLTLLSMTWFNLTVGPETIISSFILIALNIEIFSTLFENMKESFYLKQRGLKTSFNISIKENIGLAADLVVALLVPAMCMFWITSNAIRSMAIVLAMGSFFTVLFTILIAFILFKTVINSQWIANRSYLFALNTDFASQGKFILNYKISKTEAKIKKLESKENSNVSLIKTLEDKLKTLKDKLTLINKKELEKQDKKQLLAKDKLNQKIEKLNKKIQSLDENKKANKIQKLNFKINELVFIRDDKTQSIIEEEGQILTNTNEKLKIKTIEKNIKNGSKMISIFGVIMLFLSVLLGLVFGLRFDYTFGGRTDYTLWGDNITNAYNGMTAETFEDRDPRTAGLEDERDRLVAELNEFIGQNQNQRDAIEKKRTEVVHEYIYYVFSDEYYVNYLTNNLNSNRQYKNHKYSVSYGDSFVYNGSSSNQNWITITVYTQDLRQSAIIKQLFTSWNISKQEEITETSGFITKAIRPATMMWTLTQIAITIAVVILALLIYILIRFKWTYYIAMVVSIVLAPLITVAFITTLQIPLGNSSIIAIVSSIVFAVTALFIVFGKARSLVASKDEKSMIEFFKKEIEIVYDTKTIKRQMNDELFDLKNQMRLNIRTNKLTKDESKKLKLEFKEIKHNKKIEYKKVKKENKIKINRVGKQNNYLSEVLVKTFKFGFVRCSLLVGLYALVGALMVVSMPTISAFGLSIIIGTVVTSLLVLFISLPLWVVFEQIRIRNNLARKRFINGLYVSNEEQIIEGIND
- a CDS encoding adenine phosphoribosyltransferase, which gives rise to MDLKKYIWDVENFPIDGVTFKDVTPLLNDKDAFKYTIDKMVEYVKQKKANVIVAPEARGFLFASAVAYAAGCRFVLVRKPGKLPREVKDVEYELEYGKGHIQIHVGDVRENDNVVIVDDVLATGGTMKAIVDLVQQEKAKVNGIVFLADLSFLHEPELFKEFDSKSLITY